A genomic stretch from Cellulomonas sp. KRMCY2 includes:
- a CDS encoding bifunctional diguanylate cyclase/phosphodiesterase: protein MSNRSHADTAPEIAADIVAQSFPDEFWATNLLNAPGVIIFFKDLDGRFIRVSPACAQVNGRTPEEMIGLTDFDLTDHAHARELFADEQRIIATGEPVTEKAEVDRLADRPGTWVETSKFPLRDVDGTIIGTFGYSVDVTRWARAEKKIGRMAKASSDAHAQVMLVEAQLRDVLNGSTDAIVKYDSNLRYQYVNPAGERSRGMTLDQLIGKTDRETGMAASSLEVWEPALHRVLETGEPDDIEFSVHSSPDGEEEWFHTTLSPDRDATGAVVGVLTSMRDITEIKRAEQALAHQATHDSLTGLANRYLLTDRLGQALVRMERSPNRLALFFVDLDHFKDVNDSYGHEIGDRVLVETARRLERAGRRQDTVARLGGDEFIVLCGRVPTDDDVEAIAERIVHALAEPFDAGTVTLRLSASVGAVVTSDPQAGSSTLLRSADAAMYRAKESGRNRFEIFDPQAPSDALGGAELEVELRRALENDEFALVYQPRLSLSDQRVLGFEALIRWEHPERGTLRPKDFLGTAESRGLIVPIGAWVLDTACAQLAAWTTERDPAIPPLTMAVNVSGRQLRERHFVELVAATLDRHGMAPAQLCLEISERALVHDGPDAHEALEALTSLGVQLAVDDFGATYTSLARLPQFPVGVVKLEQLAVAAQDREVVAAVIAMAHGLGMSVVGGGIETVAQLKDLVELACDDGQGFLLGRPLSIVDVARVIAADAATMRAASASHHLGGA from the coding sequence ATGAGCAACAGATCCCACGCGGACACCGCGCCGGAGATCGCGGCCGACATCGTGGCGCAGTCGTTCCCGGACGAGTTCTGGGCGACGAACCTCCTCAACGCGCCCGGCGTGATCATCTTCTTCAAGGACCTGGACGGCAGGTTCATCCGGGTGAGCCCGGCCTGCGCCCAGGTGAACGGCCGTACCCCGGAGGAGATGATCGGGCTCACGGACTTCGACCTGACCGACCACGCCCATGCCCGCGAGCTGTTCGCGGACGAGCAGCGCATCATCGCCACCGGTGAGCCGGTGACCGAGAAGGCGGAGGTCGACCGTCTGGCCGACCGGCCCGGCACCTGGGTGGAGACCAGCAAGTTCCCCCTGCGCGACGTCGACGGCACGATCATCGGGACCTTCGGCTACTCGGTGGACGTCACCCGGTGGGCGCGCGCCGAGAAGAAGATCGGCCGCATGGCGAAGGCGTCATCGGACGCCCACGCCCAGGTGATGCTGGTCGAGGCCCAGCTCCGCGACGTCCTGAACGGCTCGACGGATGCGATCGTCAAGTACGACAGCAACCTCCGGTACCAGTACGTCAACCCCGCCGGCGAGCGGTCCCGCGGGATGACGCTCGACCAGCTGATCGGCAAGACGGACCGCGAGACCGGGATGGCGGCGAGCTCGCTGGAGGTCTGGGAGCCGGCCCTGCACCGCGTGCTGGAGACCGGCGAGCCGGACGACATCGAGTTCTCGGTGCACAGCAGCCCGGACGGCGAGGAGGAGTGGTTCCACACGACCCTCTCGCCGGACCGCGACGCGACCGGCGCCGTCGTCGGCGTCCTGACCTCGATGCGCGACATCACCGAGATCAAGCGCGCCGAGCAGGCCCTCGCCCACCAGGCCACGCACGACTCGCTGACGGGTCTGGCGAACCGGTACCTGCTGACCGACCGGCTCGGCCAGGCCCTGGTGCGGATGGAGCGCTCGCCGAACCGGCTCGCGCTCTTCTTCGTGGACCTCGACCACTTCAAGGACGTCAACGACAGCTACGGTCACGAGATCGGCGACCGCGTGCTCGTCGAGACCGCCCGTCGCCTGGAGCGCGCCGGACGGCGGCAGGACACGGTCGCCCGCCTGGGCGGTGACGAGTTCATCGTGCTGTGCGGCCGGGTGCCGACGGACGACGACGTCGAGGCGATCGCCGAGCGCATCGTGCACGCCCTCGCCGAACCGTTCGACGCCGGCACCGTGACGCTGCGCCTGTCGGCGAGCGTCGGCGCGGTGGTCACGAGCGACCCCCAGGCCGGCTCGTCGACCCTGCTGCGCAGCGCGGACGCCGCGATGTACCGGGCCAAGGAGAGCGGCCGGAACCGGTTCGAGATCTTCGACCCGCAGGCGCCGTCCGACGCGCTCGGCGGTGCCGAGCTCGAGGTCGAGCTGCGACGTGCCCTGGAGAACGACGAGTTCGCGCTCGTCTACCAGCCGCGGCTGTCGCTCAGCGACCAGCGGGTGCTGGGGTTCGAGGCACTGATCCGCTGGGAGCACCCCGAGCGCGGCACGCTGCGCCCCAAGGACTTCCTCGGCACGGCCGAGTCCCGGGGCCTGATCGTCCCGATCGGCGCCTGGGTGCTCGACACCGCGTGCGCGCAGCTCGCAGCGTGGACGACCGAGCGTGACCCGGCGATCCCCCCGCTGACGATGGCCGTGAACGTGTCCGGTCGCCAGCTGCGCGAACGTCACTTCGTCGAGCTGGTCGCCGCGACGCTCGACCGGCACGGGATGGCGCCGGCCCAGCTGTGCCTGGAGATCTCCGAACGGGCACTGGTCCATGACGGTCCGGACGCGCACGAGGCCCTGGAGGCGCTCACGTCCCTCGGCGTCCAGCTCGCCGTCGACGACTTCGGCGCGACCTACACCTCGCTCGCGCGGCTGCCGCAGTTCCCGGTCGGCGTCGTGAAGCTCGAGCAGCTCGCCGTGGCCGCGCAGGACCGCGAGGTCGTCGCGGCGGTCATCGCGATGGCGCACGGGCTGGGCATGAGCGTCGTCGGTGGGGGCATCGAGACGGTCGCGCAGCTCAAGGACCTCGTCGAGCTCGCCTGCGACGACGGCCAGGGCTTCCTGCTCGGCCGCCCGTTGTCGATCGTGGACGTGGCCCGGGTGATCGCGGCCGATGCCGCGACCATGCGTGCCGCGTCCGCCTCGCACCACCTGGGCGGCGCGTGA